The Methanomicrobia archaeon genome includes a window with the following:
- a CDS encoding sodium:alanine symporter family protein gives MTPVNLIHQLLTTVDTVVWGPVMMALLIGTGLYLTITLRGPQARKFGHALRLILQPKAGGKGDISPFRAFMTSLSGAIGTGNIAGVATAISLGGPGALFWMWLTALVGMATMFVEATLAIHFREELPDGTMIGGPFYYLERGLSNPRVGRALGMAFATCCVFSSFGIGNMAQANSLSLAVKDTFNIPGIVTGLLLAFVVGLVVIGGIKRLGYVAGTLVPFMAALYVSTVMVVLLLNVRAVPAAFVTILESALSGQAAVGGFTGATVAQAVRYGLARGVFSNEAGLGSTPIAHATAQTPSSVRQGLIAMLGPFVDTIVICTMTGLAIVSTGAWETGKTSTSLSIHAFHAQIGYAGDLVITLGMVLFAFTTILAWSFYGKQCLAYFMKKISGDPRFYQFFLQVYYAVFLVGIVIGASVVDLPGATTYLEDIWLFSDITNALMAIPNLIGLLLLSKIVVKLFTDYFRD, from the coding sequence ATGACACCGGTGAATCTGATACACCAGCTGCTCACAACGGTCGATACCGTTGTCTGGGGGCCGGTTATGATGGCCCTGCTCATCGGGACCGGTCTGTACCTCACGATCACGTTACGGGGACCCCAGGCACGTAAATTCGGACATGCCCTCAGGCTCATACTGCAGCCGAAAGCCGGTGGCAAAGGAGATATCTCGCCCTTTCGTGCGTTCATGACCTCTCTCTCGGGTGCCATCGGCACGGGCAATATCGCCGGCGTGGCCACGGCAATCTCACTGGGCGGGCCCGGCGCGCTGTTCTGGATGTGGCTGACTGCACTCGTGGGCATGGCGACCATGTTCGTCGAAGCCACACTCGCCATCCATTTCCGTGAAGAACTGCCCGACGGCACGATGATCGGCGGGCCATTCTATTATCTCGAGCGGGGATTGAGCAATCCGCGCGTGGGCAGGGCACTGGGTATGGCCTTTGCCACCTGCTGCGTCTTCTCATCCTTCGGGATCGGCAATATGGCCCAGGCGAACTCGTTATCGCTCGCCGTTAAGGATACGTTCAACATCCCCGGGATCGTCACCGGCTTGCTGCTGGCATTCGTCGTGGGGCTCGTGGTCATTGGCGGTATTAAGAGACTGGGCTACGTCGCCGGGACGCTGGTGCCGTTCATGGCGGCGCTTTATGTCTCTACGGTCATGGTCGTTTTGCTGCTGAACGTCAGGGCAGTCCCAGCAGCTTTCGTGACCATACTGGAGAGCGCCCTATCAGGCCAGGCAGCGGTTGGCGGGTTCACCGGCGCTACCGTGGCTCAAGCCGTGCGGTACGGCCTCGCCCGCGGGGTATTCTCCAATGAAGCGGGCCTGGGCAGCACGCCCATAGCGCATGCCACCGCTCAGACACCCAGCAGCGTCCGGCAGGGGTTGATCGCCATGCTCGGGCCGTTCGTTGACACTATCGTGATCTGTACCATGACCGGGCTGGCCATCGTCTCTACCGGCGCATGGGAGACCGGCAAGACCAGTACCTCGCTGAGCATCCATGCCTTCCACGCACAGATCGGCTATGCGGGCGATTTGGTGATCACGCTCGGCATGGTGCTGTTTGCCTTTACCACTATACTGGCCTGGTCATTCTATGGTAAGCAGTGCCTCGCATACTTCATGAAGAAGATCTCGGGAGATCCACGGTTCTACCAGTTCTTCCTCCAGGTGTACTATGCGGTCTTCCTCGTGGGTATCGTCATCGGCGCCAGTGTGGTCGACCTCCCCGGGGCAACGACCTATCTCGAGGATATCTGGCTCTTCTCTGATATCACCAATGCGCTCATGGCAATCCCCAACCTGATCGGGCTTCTTCTGCTGAGCAAGATCGTGGTGAAGCTCTTCACGGACTATTTCAGGGACTGA